The DNA window TGTACcaacattttatatatttgttccatTTATTTTCCAGATGGTACAACTTCTCCTCAGCTACGAAACACTTGAAGTCAACGCTATCAATAATCAGAATGAAACAGCTATGGATTTGGCTGAGAAAGTTCCTTATGGTGAGTCTAAAATGGAAATAATAGAGTGGCTGACAGAAGCTGGCGCAAAGAATGCACGGAATGTGGGGAAAATTGATGAAACATCAGAGCTTAGGAGAACCGTGAGTGACATCAAGCACAATGTTCAAGCACAGCTCAATGAGAATGCCAAGACCAATAAAAGAGTGACAGGAATAGCCAAAGAGCTCCGGAAACTACACAGAGAAGCTGTTCAGAACACCATCAATTCAGTTACTATGGTAGCAACCCTAATTGCCTCCATCGCATTTGTTGCCATATTCAATTTGCCAGGCCAGTACTACGTTGATAGGGATAGTGGAGGAGATGTTGGTGAGGCCCATATAGCCAACCTCACTGGTTTCCGAGTTTTCTGTCTTCTGAATGCCACCGCCCTTTTCATTTCCCTTGCGGTGGTGGTAGTGCAGATCACCTTGGTTGCCTGGGAAACTGGTGCTCAGAAGCGGGTTATCAAGATTGTAAATAAGCTAATGTGGTCGGCATGCCTCAGTACATGCGCGGCTTTTATCTCATTGGCCTATGTTGTAGTTGGCCCCCAGAATGCTTGGATGGCTTTCACCATATCAGCAATCGGAGGGCCAATCATGATTGGGACTCTCCTCTTCCTGGCCTATCTATTGCTGCGCCCTCGATTCAAGTTTGGTGAAGATAGACAGCGGCGCATCAAGAGAGGAAGTGGCAGCAAGTCCTTCTCCTGGTCTATCCATGAGGGCTTGTCAGACCTGGAAGCATTCTCTGATCATGAGAAGAGAATTTATGCTCTGTAGCTTGTAAAAGATCTTGCATTAGCTGCATGTGACACTTCAGAACGTGTAATTGGCTGAAACAATCATCCCTGTATATAGTTGCTCAGCTGTTTTAGGTCTCTGGAGAGGTGCTACAAGCAGACCTTTTTCTGCGCCATCTTGATGGTTTGTGTCCTGGGATACTTGGTACCTGCTAATGTATGCTAGTACTAGCACTTGAGAATGAAGAGCACCTATGCAGTTCGATGCTATGGTTACAATTCCATCCATATTAAGCATCACATATGCTTAAAGTGACAACTTATCCGTCTTAATTTATGGGGGAAATGCTGTTTTCTAGTACTCTTATTCGGTCATAATTATTTGATATTCAGTAGtacaagattttgattttgatcaaactttttaaaaacttcAACCGGAATAAATTTGTGATATTAAAATAGTGGCAAGgcaaagtttgatcaaatcttgttataaatgtcaaatatttattatcaGACAGAGTAAGTGTATCATTTTTCTCCCTTATAGCCCACGTGAACTGAACTATACATTTCCCATGAATTTGTTGCAAAGACACCGTGATTCCGAACAGCCTCAAtaacttttcttttataaatcgGTAGGTGTAATTTGCAAATTGTAACAGAGGACAATTTTTCGTTTCTGAATTCAGAAGAGGACAAGTTTTCGTTTCTGAATTCAGAAGAGGACAATTTTTCGTTTCTGTATAGTACTCGGCGAAGGGAGAGCTCGTTTTGAGAGGGCTTCGAGCGGGACAGCAAACGGATGGATTCTTGCCGCCTCCTGCAGCACCCTTATCCACAGccgctccctctccctccccctccccctccccctcccccgagCTCTACTCCCCGACCCACCCACCACCAATggggcctccgccgccgcctcaggCGAGTCGCTGCCTCCGCGGCGACCCTGCAGAGGGAACTCGCCGTGCCACGCGCTCCAACAGCCGCGCAAAACGCTGGCCCGGCGAACCCGCCTGCCCTGTTCGGCAGAATGCCCGAGAGGACCGTCGCGACGGTTTCCCCGGCTGGTGACCTGTTCTACGAAATGCCTCGGACgtgcggcgagggcgagggcggggGCCAGCGTGGTCGGCCTGGGGAAGCGCctcgggacggcggcgggaagagcgcgagcgcggcgaTCGTGGGGCTGGCGCATGCCGGTAGGCACGCGGAGGTCGTCGACCTCTTCCACCGGATgcggaggagcggcgcgcCCGTAAGCAGGTTCGTTCTCCCGAGCGTGCTCGCGGCTTGCGCCGGCCTGCGGGACATCAGGATGCTCCGAGCCGTGCACGCCCTGGTCATCAAGCGGGCCTTGTGCCAGCATGTCATCGTGGGCACTGCATTGGTTGACGCGTATACGGATTTTGGGTTGATGGATGATGCAAGGAAGGTGTTCGATGAGATAGCAGACACCAATATAGTTTCTTGGAGTGTGCTCATTGGCGGCTATGTCCGCTCTTCTCGGTGGGAAGAAGCATTGGATGCTTTCTCTGCAATGCAGCATGCTGGGGTGCTTCCAAACGATTCTGTTCTTGTAATGACGATTCAGGCGTGCAGTGCATTGGGACGCCTGGTACATGGGAAGCAGCTGCATGCGCTAGCAGTTGTCCTTGGATTTGAAAGGAATGTCACTGCTTGGAACTGCGTCATTGACATGTATGGGAAGTGTGGTGACGTTGACAGTTGCAGGATGGTTTTTGAGACGATGATTGGCAGGGATCAGGTGAGCTGGAACTCAATAATCTCAAGTTATGCCCGTCTTGGTCTATGTGAAGAGGCACTTGACATGATTGTGCAGATGCAAGAGTCCGGTTTCATTATCGATCGCTTCACCCTTGGTAGTGGAGTCACAGCTTGTGCCTGTTTGGCCGACATAGATAGTAGCCGTGCATTCCATGGTTATTTGGTTAGAAGACTGTTGGATACTGATGTCATCCAGGGTAGTGCTCTTGTTGACATGTATGGAAAATGCAGCAACACGGAATCTGCACGCTTGGTATTTGACAGGATGGATGAGAGGAATTATGTATCATGGGATGCACTCTTATCTGGGTATGTTGATGATGGGCAGGTTGATTTAGCACTTGAGATTTTCCGGAAAATGGGATGTGcaaatctaaaatataaccaGCATACCTTTGCTAACCTTCTTAAGCTCTGCGGCAGTCAGAGGTATAAAGAGTATGGAAGGCAAATTCATGCACATGCCATTAAGACTATAGAGAAGATGAATGTAGTTTTGGAAACTGAGCTTATTGATATGTATGCAAAGTGTGGTTGCATTGAGGTTGCTCGGTTACTATTTCTTCAGATGAACGAGAGGAACCTTATATCCTGGAATGCCCTCCTTTCTGGTTATGCAGGGGATGGACAGCCAGTTgcaacaataaatatttaccgCCAAATGGAACTGGCATGCATTAGGCCTGACAAATACACTTTGGCAGGGCTTTTAAGCCTTTGCCGATACCAAGGACTTTTGCATTATGGAAGGCAGATACATGCTCATCTCATCAAGATAGGTTCTGAAATGAACGTGGTAATACAAACTATACTTGTTCATATGTATATCAAATGCGGGCGTCAGCAGGACGCTGAAAATGTTTGTGCCATGATCAAAGAAAGGAATTCTTATGTGCTTGATGCATTTTCAAAGGTCTATGGAGATGGCTACTTGAtctgaagaaaagaaattttcttattttacaCTGGAGTTACAATGATTGGGAATACCTTTGTCTTcgttgtggatacacatcttaGATGCAGCTATTGTACTTCATGTATACTAAGGTTAAGTAGTTTTTCACCACTAACTTTATGATTGTTCGTGGAAAAGGAAGGTGCCCCGCCCAAAAAAGAGGGTGATAGTAGACAAGAGTAGTTGTCAAATAGAGTATATAATCTCTCAGATTATGCCTTCAGACTggtctgcttatgcttatgcacTTGTATGTGCTAATGAACAGCTGGTTGATAGTTGTATATAAGGTTCATTATTCATGCACTTTTATGTGCTAATGCACGCCCCCCAAAAGAGGGCGATTGTGAACTGTGTTGTTTTTCAGCTTACATGACTGTTTGTACGTGGTTGACTCTAGACAGGGGTTTCAAAGATCCACTTGTAGCCACCAGATTTCATCAGTGTCATCTGATCATAGTGGAAAGTAGACAAGTTCATGCTGGAGAGTGCAGACTGAGGTAGAGGGTTTTAGTTACTGAATGATCTAATGCCAAACGCTGTTTTGTTCTCTCTCGTTTACAGGGGTTACATTTATATGTGGTTGAACGGCAGTTTACTCATCGAAAATGCTTAATGGTTTGCTTATTTGAAATTGAATTTTGCACCaattatttgaatatttgatgATGGCAATTGTGGTTAACCTCACATTGCATACCCAATTGTCACGAAAGGGTCACTGTGACAAGGGGCTCCCATCATTTCGCGGCTACACAttcttataaatc is part of the Oryza brachyantha chromosome 2, ObraRS2, whole genome shotgun sequence genome and encodes:
- the LOC102722280 gene encoding ankyrin repeat-containing protein At2g01680 yields the protein MDLPPLSHQALFAAVRSADAAAVGRLLADAEASGSTPALAAAQTDAGETALYVAAEAGSEEVVRLLIPLYDLEAATVRSRLDLDAFHVAAKQGHTGVVKEFLGRWPELCSVCDSSNTSPLYSAAVKDHLEIVNAILDTDDSCIRIVRKNGKTSLHTAARIGYHRIVKALIERDPGIVPIRDKKGQTALHMAVKGKNTDVVEELLMADVSILNVRDKKANTALHIATRKWRPQMVQLLLSYETLEVNAINNQNETAMDLAEKVPYGESKMEIIEWLTEAGAKNARNVGKIDETSELRRTVSDIKHNVQAQLNENAKTNKRVTGIAKELRKLHREAVQNTINSVTMVATLIASIAFVAIFNLPGQYYVDRDSGGDVGEAHIANLTGFRVFCLLNATALFISLAVVVVQITLVAWETGAQKRVIKIVNKLMWSACLSTCAAFISLAYVVVGPQNAWMAFTISAIGGPIMIGTLLFLAYLLLRPRFKFGEDRQRRIKRGSGSKSFSWSIHEGLSDLEAFSDHEKRIYAL
- the LOC102713985 gene encoding pentatricopeptide repeat-containing protein At2g13600-like; this translates as MDSCRLLQHPYPQPLPLPPPPPPPPPSSTPRPTHHQWGLRRRLRRVAASAATLQRELAVPRAPTAAQNAGPANPPALFGRMPERTVATVSPAGDLFYEMPRTCGEGEGGGQRGRPGEAPRDGGGKSASAAIVGLAHAGRHAEVVDLFHRMRRSGAPVSRFVLPSVLAACAGLRDIRMLRAVHALVIKRALCQHVIVGTALVDAYTDFGLMDDARKVFDEIADTNIVSWSVLIGGYVRSSRWEEALDAFSAMQHAGVLPNDSVLVMTIQACSALGRLVHGKQLHALAVVLGFERNVTAWNCVIDMYGKCGDVDSCRMVFETMIGRDQVSWNSIISSYARLGLCEEALDMIVQMQESGFIIDRFTLGSGVTACACLADIDSSRAFHGYLVRRLLDTDVIQGSALVDMYGKCSNTESARLVFDRMDERNYVSWDALLSGYVDDGQVDLALEIFRKMGCANLKYNQHTFANLLKLCGSQRYKEYGRQIHAHAIKTIEKMNVVLETELIDMYAKCGCIEVARLLFLQMNERNLISWNALLSGYAGDGQPVATINIYRQMELACIRPDKYTLAGLLSLCRYQGLLHYGRQIHAHLIKIGSEMNVVIQTILVHMYIKCGRQQDAENVCAMIKERNSYVLDAFSKVYGDGYLI